In the Harmonia axyridis chromosome 3, icHarAxyr1.1, whole genome shotgun sequence genome, one interval contains:
- the LOC123676518 gene encoding 2-oxoisovalerate dehydrogenase subunit alpha, mitochondrial isoform X1 has translation MATYRYRCFKLVFSGSIRRKFSNQVSQLPSETTAPPLFPGAKTTWTEQLTFTGKDSYDPIPVYRVMDEQGRIIEESENPNLPDDIIVRMYEKMLYVSVMDKILYESQRQGRISFYMTNSGEEATQIGSAAALNISDVIYGQYREVGVLVWRGFSLQNISDQCYGNSDDVGLGKQMPVHYGSKQLNFVTISSPLTTQMPQAAGAAYALKGTNRVVMCYFGDGAASEGDAHAGFNFAATLDCPVIFFCRNNGFAISTPTDEQYRGDGIAARGPSYGINSIRVDGNDVFAVYNATKFAKSYCLKENKPVIIEAMTYRVGHHSTSDDSTAYRSAEEIKSWSSESPIYKLQTHMKERNLWNEEKEQQTLEQAKKDVLKAFYAAEAKLKPKWTEMFGGVYATMPKHLQKQMNEMKLHVEKYKEHYPLNKFAKE, from the exons ATGGCCACATACCGGTATCGATGTTTCAAACTAGTTTTTAGCGGAAGCATCAGAAGGAAATTTAGCAATCAG GTATCTCAACTTCCAAGTGAAACAACAGCGCCACCTCTCTTTCCAGGTGCTAAGACAACATGGACCGAACAACTGACTTTCACCGGCAAGGACAGCTACGATCCTATAcccgtatacagggtgatggaTGAACAAGGTCGTATCATCGAAGAGtcagaaaatccaaatttgCCCGATGATATTATTGTGAGGATGTACGAGAAGATGCTGTATGTATCAGTTATGGATAAGATTTTGTACGAGTCTCAAAGACAAGGAAGAATATCGTTCTATATGACCAACAGTGGAGAGGAAGCTACCCAGATTG gtAGTGCAGCAGCCCTCAATATTTCGGATGTTATTTATGGCCAATACAGGGAAGTAGGTGTTCTCGTTTGGAGAGGTTTCAGTCTTCAAAATATATCCGATCAATGTTATGGTAATTCCGATGATGTTGGTTTGGGGAAACAAATGCCTGTCCATTACGGAAGCAAGCAACTTAATTTTGTGACAATTTCAAGTCCTTTGACTACTCAAATGCCTCAAGCGGCAGGGGCTGCATATGCACTCAAAGGAACAAACAG GGTCGTTATGTGTTATTTCGGAGATGGTGCAGCTTCTGAAGGAGATGCCCATGCAGGGTTCAACTTCGCAGCAACCTTAGACTGTCCAGTAATATTCTTCTGCAGAAACAACGGTTTTGCTATATCTACGCCAACAGACGAGCAATATAGAGGAGATGGTATAGCTGCTCGTGGTCCTTCTTATGGCATAAACTCTATAAGGGTTGACGGTAATGACGTATTTGCCGTTTACAACGCTACAAAATTTGCCAAATCGTACTGTCTCAAAGAGAACAAACCTGTGATAATCGAAGCAATGACCTATAG GGTTGGCCATCATTCTACGTCAGATGATAGCACTGCTTATAGATCTGCTGAAGAAATCAAATCCTGGTCGAGTGAAAGTCCTATTTATAAACTTCAAACGCACATGAAAGAAAGAAATTTATGGAATGAAGAAAAAGAACAGCAAACGTTAGAACAAGCAAAGAAAGATGTTCTTAAGGCTTTCTACGCCGCTGAAGCGAAATTGAAGCCAAAGTGGACTGAAATGTTCGGTGGAGTGTATGCTACCATGCCTAAACATTTACaaaaacaaatgaatgaaatgaaattgcatgTAGAGAAATATAAAGAACATTATCCCCTTAATAAATTCGCTAAAGAATAA
- the LOC123676518 gene encoding 2-oxoisovalerate dehydrogenase subunit alpha, mitochondrial isoform X2, protein MFNNNNRILCNEDKTSNRHLVSQLPSETTAPPLFPGAKTTWTEQLTFTGKDSYDPIPVYRVMDEQGRIIEESENPNLPDDIIVRMYEKMLYVSVMDKILYESQRQGRISFYMTNSGEEATQIGSAAALNISDVIYGQYREVGVLVWRGFSLQNISDQCYGNSDDVGLGKQMPVHYGSKQLNFVTISSPLTTQMPQAAGAAYALKGTNRVVMCYFGDGAASEGDAHAGFNFAATLDCPVIFFCRNNGFAISTPTDEQYRGDGIAARGPSYGINSIRVDGNDVFAVYNATKFAKSYCLKENKPVIIEAMTYRVGHHSTSDDSTAYRSAEEIKSWSSESPIYKLQTHMKERNLWNEEKEQQTLEQAKKDVLKAFYAAEAKLKPKWTEMFGGVYATMPKHLQKQMNEMKLHVEKYKEHYPLNKFAKE, encoded by the exons ATGTTCAACAATAACAATCGTATATTGTGTAATGAAGATAAGACAAGCAATCGTCATCTG GTATCTCAACTTCCAAGTGAAACAACAGCGCCACCTCTCTTTCCAGGTGCTAAGACAACATGGACCGAACAACTGACTTTCACCGGCAAGGACAGCTACGATCCTATAcccgtatacagggtgatggaTGAACAAGGTCGTATCATCGAAGAGtcagaaaatccaaatttgCCCGATGATATTATTGTGAGGATGTACGAGAAGATGCTGTATGTATCAGTTATGGATAAGATTTTGTACGAGTCTCAAAGACAAGGAAGAATATCGTTCTATATGACCAACAGTGGAGAGGAAGCTACCCAGATTG gtAGTGCAGCAGCCCTCAATATTTCGGATGTTATTTATGGCCAATACAGGGAAGTAGGTGTTCTCGTTTGGAGAGGTTTCAGTCTTCAAAATATATCCGATCAATGTTATGGTAATTCCGATGATGTTGGTTTGGGGAAACAAATGCCTGTCCATTACGGAAGCAAGCAACTTAATTTTGTGACAATTTCAAGTCCTTTGACTACTCAAATGCCTCAAGCGGCAGGGGCTGCATATGCACTCAAAGGAACAAACAG GGTCGTTATGTGTTATTTCGGAGATGGTGCAGCTTCTGAAGGAGATGCCCATGCAGGGTTCAACTTCGCAGCAACCTTAGACTGTCCAGTAATATTCTTCTGCAGAAACAACGGTTTTGCTATATCTACGCCAACAGACGAGCAATATAGAGGAGATGGTATAGCTGCTCGTGGTCCTTCTTATGGCATAAACTCTATAAGGGTTGACGGTAATGACGTATTTGCCGTTTACAACGCTACAAAATTTGCCAAATCGTACTGTCTCAAAGAGAACAAACCTGTGATAATCGAAGCAATGACCTATAG GGTTGGCCATCATTCTACGTCAGATGATAGCACTGCTTATAGATCTGCTGAAGAAATCAAATCCTGGTCGAGTGAAAGTCCTATTTATAAACTTCAAACGCACATGAAAGAAAGAAATTTATGGAATGAAGAAAAAGAACAGCAAACGTTAGAACAAGCAAAGAAAGATGTTCTTAAGGCTTTCTACGCCGCTGAAGCGAAATTGAAGCCAAAGTGGACTGAAATGTTCGGTGGAGTGTATGCTACCATGCCTAAACATTTACaaaaacaaatgaatgaaatgaaattgcatgTAGAGAAATATAAAGAACATTATCCCCTTAATAAATTCGCTAAAGAATAA